One stretch of Girardinichthys multiradiatus isolate DD_20200921_A chromosome 2, DD_fGirMul_XY1, whole genome shotgun sequence DNA includes these proteins:
- the LOC124879361 gene encoding sodium/potassium/calcium exchanger 1-like, with protein sequence MMRCTRRKRLQLSRFLFLLAGIFLCTLYQLTISARLQEPLPVAQIREDFGEGSAEGIEEAATEHGGVEEPLTTAPELEPTDQTIPKHAIPNADKDILKDTDTTDDFKASTTTETTLLPTTNRTIVHCIYVAPDPPLVIPTPIPAPPVTTVSPATPGQAPHVKGEYPEDIFSIEDRRRGWVVLHILGMMYMFVSLAIVCDEFFVPALGVITHKLAISNDVAGATFMAAGGSAPELFTSLIGVFIAHSNIGIGTIVGSAVFNILFVIGMCALFSREILHLTWWPLFRDVSFYILDLILLIIFFLDNVIMWWESMMLVACYSLYVIFMKFNVQLEQKFKAQLHKHKSIVKVIAVEEPEKTNGEDEDNAPPAPEDKNRLKLKPSLQRGGSSASLHNSNMRNTIFQLMIQTLDPLGDGKFKEKAETLNSVSRWKSDARSQDKSEEKVGKSEETKEPEATPAKDAEKKDDVPAEQGGSEGSDNSGSDEDDSDKESDESSEDEDEDEDEEEEEEEKGEKEDDPLSLQWPDTPRKQVTYLFLLPIVFPLWLTVPDVRNQKSRKFFVLTFLGSIMWIAIFSYLMVWWAHQVGETIGISEEIMGLTILAAGTSIPDLITSVIVARKGLGDMAVSSSVGSNIFDITVGLPIPWLLYSFIHGLAPVAVSSNGLFCAIVLLFLMLLFVIISIAACKWKMNKMLGSTMFLLYFIFLVLSVMLEDRIIVCPISI encoded by the exons ATGATGCGTTGTACAAGAAGGAAGCGGCTCCAGCTGAGCAGGTTTCTGTTTCTCCTCGCCGGGATTTTCCTCTGTACCCTCTACCAGCTCACCATTAGTGCCAGACTGCAGGAGCCACTGCCAGTGGCTCAAATTAGAGAGGATTTTGGAGAAGGGTCAGCAGAGGGCATTGAGGAGGCTGCAACAGAACACGGAGGGGTGGAGGAACCTCTCACTACTGCACCTGAATTAGAGCCCACAGATCAAACCATACCAAAGCATGCGATTCCAAATGCTGATAAGGATATACTTAAAGATACAGATACAACTGATGATTTCAAAGCATCCACTACCACTGAAACCACACTGTTGCCAACCACAAACCGGACTATTGTGCATTGCATCTATGTGGCCCCTGATCCTCCTCTGGTGATACCCACCCCCATTCCAGCTCCACCTGTTACAACTGTCTCCCCAGCTACACCTGGTCAGGCTCCTCATGTTAAAGGCGAGTACCCTGAAGATATCTTCTCAATTGAAGATCGCAGACGAGGATGGGTGGTCCTTCACATTTTGGGGATGATGTATATGTTTGTCTCTCTTGCGATTGTCTGTGACGAGTTCTTTGTGCCTGCACTGGGGGTGATCACACACAAGCTGGCCATCTCTAATGATGTAGCAGGAGCCACCTTCATGGCAGCCGGAGGCTCTGCACCTGAGCTCTTTACCTCTTTGATAGGAGTCTTCATCGCACACAGCAACATCGGCATTGGCACAATCGTCGGCTCAgcagtttttaacattttgttcgTGATTGGGATGTGTGCTTTGTTTTCTCGAGAGATTCTCCATCTAACCTGGTGGCCGCTTTTCAGAGATGTTTCGTTCTACATACTCGACCTCATCTTACTGATCATCTTTTTCTTGGACAATGTCATAATGTGGTGGGAGAGCATGATGCTGGTGGCCTGTTACAGTCTCTATGTTATCTTTATGAAATTCAACGTACAACTGGAGCAGAAATTCAAGGCCCAGCTCCACAAACACAAGAGCATTGTAAAGGTTATCGCTGTGGAAGAACCTGAAAAG ACAAATGGGGAGGATGAAGATAATGCGCCTCCTGCTCCCGAGGACAAGAATCGGTTAAAG TTGAAGCCATCCCTTCAGCGAGGGGGGAGTTCTGCTTCTTTACACAACAGCAACATGAGAAACACCATCTTTCAGCTCATGATTCAAACATTAGATCCTCTGGGAGATG GAAAATTTAAGGAAAAGGCTGAGACCCTGAACAGTGTGTCTAGATGGAAGTCGGACGCCAGGTCCCAAGACAAAAGTGAAG AGAAAGTTGGAAAAAGTGAAGAGACCAAAGAGCCAGAGGCTACCCCAGCAAAAGATGCAGAAAAGAAG GATGATGTGCCAGCAGAACAAGGTGGATCCGAAGGCTCAGACAATTCTGGCAGTGACGAAGACGACAGCGACAAAGAGAGTGACGAGTCCAgtgaagatgaagatgaagatgaggatgaagaggaggaggaagaggaaaaggGGGAAAAAGAAGATGACCCTTTGTCTTTACAGTGGCCTGACACACCACGCAAACAAGTCACCTACCTCTTCCTGTTGCCCATAGTCTTCCCTCTGTGGCTCACAGTTCCTGATGTTCGTAACCAG AAATCTAGAAAATTCTTTGTGCTCACCTTCCTGGGCTCAATTATGTGGATTGCTATCTTCTCCTACCTCATGGTGTGGTGGGCCCATCAG GTGGGCGAGACCATCGGCATCTCGGAGGAGATCATGGGTCTGACTATCCTGGCTGCAGGGACCTCCATCCCTGACCTCATCACCAGTGTGATCGTGGCCCGTAAAGGCCTGGGAGACATGGCGGTGTCCAGCTCTGTGGGCAGTAACATCTTTGACATCACTGTGGG TCTACCAATCCCCTGGCTCCTGTACTCTTTCATCCACGGTTTGGCTCCAGTGGCCGTCAGCAGCAATGGGCTTTTCTGTGCCATCGTGCTGCTCTTCCTCATGCTCCTGTTTGTCATCATCTCCATCGCAGCCTGTAAATGGAAGATGAATAAGATGCTCGGTTCCACAATGTTTCTCCTCTACTTCATCTTCCTGGTGCTCAGCGTCATGCTGGAGGATCGTATCATTGTCTGCCCTATTTCCATCTGA
- the ints14 gene encoding integrator complex subunit 14 isoform X2 — translation MPTVVLMDVSLSMTRPVSLDGSEEFQRKNLAVHGLNMLFEHMASNYRLEFTALMAFSSLWELLVPFTRDYNALQDALSNLEDYDKTCLELALQGVSSVVQQEWGSACPCQVVLVTDGSLGIGKGSLRHSLQTLKLRGDDKKFPLPFPFPTKMFIMCIANAEELQMTDTMDNLEELLRLSGGDGQIFTVDGLLCMKSVQAMFGMLIDRAYSPFHAVLHCGNLSSDVQVFPRPEPVVVDEEVEPIPRAVSTDLEIVGFIEIADISSPPVISRHLVLPIAVNKEVDEVGTGATDELEEEPSASQMAGKSPNFCVLLHGSLKVEGMVALVQLGPDWFGMLYSQADSKKKSNLMMSLFEPSPDPLPWLGKISHLGPVSEAAENPYGEDDSKSPFPVQPQVKRSYAQNVTVWIKASGLQTDVQKILRNARKLPDKTQTFYKELNRLRKAALAFGFWELLKGVAELLERECTLLPDSTHPDAAFQLSHAAHQLKLASSGDSQYAAFDHNIVPMHTDFSS, via the exons ATGCCTACGGTGGTCTTAATGGACGTGTCCCTGTCCATGACACGACCAGTGTCCCTGGATGGCAGTGAGGAGTTCCAGAGGAAGAACCTGGCTGTCCACGGACTCAACATGCTGTTTGAACATATGGCTTCCAACTATCGCTTGGAGTTCACCGCCCTGATGGCCTTCTCCTCCCTCTGGGAGCTGCTGGTGCCATTCACAAGGGATTACAATGCGTTACAG gATGCACTTAGTAACTTGGAAGACTATGACAAAACTTGTCTTGAGTTGGCTCTTCAAGGGGTTAGCAGCGTTGTTCAGCAGGAGTGGGGCAGTGCTTGTCCCTGTCAG GTGGTGCTGGTTACAGACGGATCTCTTGGGATTGGAAAGGGTTCCCTTCGCCACTCTCTTCAAACCCTGAAACTTCGTGGTGATGACAAAAAGTTTCCACTTCCTTTCCCTTTTCCCACCAAGATGTTCATCATGTGTATAGCCAATGCAGAGGAG TTGCAAATGACTGACACCATGGATAACCTGGAGGAGCTCCTTCGTCTCAGTGGAGGGGATGGACAGATCTTCACCGTGGACGGACTGCTTTGCATGAAGAGTGTACAAGCAATGTTTGG GATGCTGATTGACCGAGCGTACTCTCCCTTCCACGCAGTTCTGCACTGCGGGAATCTGTCTTCAGACGTTCAGGTGTTCCCTCGCCCCGAGCCTGTGGTGGTGGACGAAGAGGTGGAGCCTATTCCCCGAGCTGTCAGCACAG atttggAAATTGTGGGCTTCATTGAAATTGCAGACATCTCCAGCCCTCCTGTAATATCCAGACACTTGGTTCTTCCCATTGCTGTGAACAAAG AAGTAGATGAAGTTGGTACAGGAGCCACCGATGAGCTTGAGGAGGAACCTTCAGCCAGCCAAATGGCAGGGAAAAGCCCAAATTTCTGTGTTCTTCTGCATGGAAGTCTGAAGGTTGAGGGGATGGTGGCTCTGGTCCAACTGGG GCCGGATTGGTTTGGCATGCTGTACTCCCAAGCAGACAGCAAGAAGAAGTCCAACCTGATGATGTCTTTGTTTGAGCCCAGTCCAGATCCCCTGCCTTGGCTGGGCAAGATCTCACATCTGGGACCTGTTTCAG AGGCTGCAGAAAATCCCTACGGAGAGGATGACAGTAAAAGCCCGTTCCCCGTGCAGCCACAGGTCAAACGAAGCTATGCTCAGAATGTCACCGTGTGGATTAAAGCCAGCGGGCTACAG ACCGACGTTCAGAAGATCTTGAGGAATGCAAGGAAATTACCTGATAAAACTCAGACATTCTATAAG GAGCTGAATCGTCTGCGGAAAGCTGCCCTGGCTTTCGGTTTTTGGGAGCTCCTAAAGGGCGTGGCTGAACTGCTGGAGAGGGAGTGCACCCTGCTGCCCGACTCGACGCATCCTGATGCTGCTTTCCAGCTCTCCCATGCTGCACACCAGCTCAAACTAGCCAGTTCTGGTGACTCCCAGTATGCCGCTTTTGACCACAACATTGTCCCCATGCACACAGACTTCTCAAGCTGA
- the ints14 gene encoding integrator complex subunit 14 isoform X1 has protein sequence MPTVVLMDVSLSMTRPVSLDGSEEFQRKNLAVHGLNMLFEHMASNYRLEFTALMAFSSLWELLVPFTRDYNALQDALSNLEDYDKTCLELALQGVSSVVQQEWGSACPCQVVLVTDGSLGIGKGSLRHSLQTLKLRGDDKKFPLPFPFPTKMFIMCIANAEELQMTDTMDNLEELLRLSGGDGQIFTVDGLLCMKSVQAMFGMLIDRAYSPFHAVLHCGNLSSDVQVFPRPEPVVVDEEVEPIPRAVSTDLEIVGFIEIADISSPPVISRHLVLPIAVNKEVDEVGTGATDELEEEPSASQMAGKSPNFCVLLHGSLKVEGMVALVQLGPDWFGMLYSQADSKKKSNLMMSLFEPSPDPLPWLGKISHLGPVSDFPLMRSHLSGVTEAAENPYGEDDSKSPFPVQPQVKRSYAQNVTVWIKASGLQTDVQKILRNARKLPDKTQTFYKELNRLRKAALAFGFWELLKGVAELLERECTLLPDSTHPDAAFQLSHAAHQLKLASSGDSQYAAFDHNIVPMHTDFSS, from the exons ATGCCTACGGTGGTCTTAATGGACGTGTCCCTGTCCATGACACGACCAGTGTCCCTGGATGGCAGTGAGGAGTTCCAGAGGAAGAACCTGGCTGTCCACGGACTCAACATGCTGTTTGAACATATGGCTTCCAACTATCGCTTGGAGTTCACCGCCCTGATGGCCTTCTCCTCCCTCTGGGAGCTGCTGGTGCCATTCACAAGGGATTACAATGCGTTACAG gATGCACTTAGTAACTTGGAAGACTATGACAAAACTTGTCTTGAGTTGGCTCTTCAAGGGGTTAGCAGCGTTGTTCAGCAGGAGTGGGGCAGTGCTTGTCCCTGTCAG GTGGTGCTGGTTACAGACGGATCTCTTGGGATTGGAAAGGGTTCCCTTCGCCACTCTCTTCAAACCCTGAAACTTCGTGGTGATGACAAAAAGTTTCCACTTCCTTTCCCTTTTCCCACCAAGATGTTCATCATGTGTATAGCCAATGCAGAGGAG TTGCAAATGACTGACACCATGGATAACCTGGAGGAGCTCCTTCGTCTCAGTGGAGGGGATGGACAGATCTTCACCGTGGACGGACTGCTTTGCATGAAGAGTGTACAAGCAATGTTTGG GATGCTGATTGACCGAGCGTACTCTCCCTTCCACGCAGTTCTGCACTGCGGGAATCTGTCTTCAGACGTTCAGGTGTTCCCTCGCCCCGAGCCTGTGGTGGTGGACGAAGAGGTGGAGCCTATTCCCCGAGCTGTCAGCACAG atttggAAATTGTGGGCTTCATTGAAATTGCAGACATCTCCAGCCCTCCTGTAATATCCAGACACTTGGTTCTTCCCATTGCTGTGAACAAAG AAGTAGATGAAGTTGGTACAGGAGCCACCGATGAGCTTGAGGAGGAACCTTCAGCCAGCCAAATGGCAGGGAAAAGCCCAAATTTCTGTGTTCTTCTGCATGGAAGTCTGAAGGTTGAGGGGATGGTGGCTCTGGTCCAACTGGG GCCGGATTGGTTTGGCATGCTGTACTCCCAAGCAGACAGCAAGAAGAAGTCCAACCTGATGATGTCTTTGTTTGAGCCCAGTCCAGATCCCCTGCCTTGGCTGGGCAAGATCTCACATCTGGGACCTGTTTCAG ACTTCCCTCTGATGCGTAGTCATCTTTCTGGTGTCACAGAGGCTGCAGAAAATCCCTACGGAGAGGATGACAGTAAAAGCCCGTTCCCCGTGCAGCCACAGGTCAAACGAAGCTATGCTCAGAATGTCACCGTGTGGATTAAAGCCAGCGGGCTACAG ACCGACGTTCAGAAGATCTTGAGGAATGCAAGGAAATTACCTGATAAAACTCAGACATTCTATAAG GAGCTGAATCGTCTGCGGAAAGCTGCCCTGGCTTTCGGTTTTTGGGAGCTCCTAAAGGGCGTGGCTGAACTGCTGGAGAGGGAGTGCACCCTGCTGCCCGACTCGACGCATCCTGATGCTGCTTTCCAGCTCTCCCATGCTGCACACCAGCTCAAACTAGCCAGTTCTGGTGACTCCCAGTATGCCGCTTTTGACCACAACATTGTCCCCATGCACACAGACTTCTCAAGCTGA
- the hacd3 gene encoding very-long-chain (3R)-3-hydroxyacyl-CoA dehydratase: MTLTPLVYWAQRHDEIYLRVELTDAVNIGVQVRENVLQFQALGHGAKGQHQYEFRLEFLLPVKSEVSHKSTQRQVNITVRKEQRGWWERLTVQERKPVFLVPDFNRWLEESDAEMEIREKEEKRNRLKAVRHTEEGFVSLKTSFLFVYNLIQFLGFSWIFVNMTVRLFIFGQDSLYDTFHTISDVMFFCQILASVEVLNAAFGFVRTGVIPTLIQVVGRNFVLFIIFGSLEEMQHRPVVFFVFYLWSAIEIFRYPFYMLRCFNTKWKTLTWLRYTVWIPLYPLGVLAEAVAVIQSIPIFVQTKLFSIPLPKAIGTSISFSHVLHAYLILMFLGLFINFRHLYKQRKKQFQTKKRKAH, translated from the exons ATGACGCTGACGCCTCTTGTTTACTGGGCACAACGCCATGATGAGATTTACCTGCGTGTGGAGCTGACAGACGCCGTG AATATTGGTGTCCAAGTGCGTGAGAATGTCCTTCAGTTTCAAG CTCTGGGGCATGGCGCTAAAGGACAGCATCAATACGAGTTCAGATTAGAGTTCCTTTTACCAGTAAAGTCAGag GTGAGTCACAAGTCCACACAGCGGCAGGTAAACATCACAGTGCGGAAAGAGCAGCGAGGCTGGTGGGAAAGGCTGACTGTCCAGGAGCGCAAACCGGTTTTCCTGGTACCAGACTTCAACCGCTGGCTGGAGGAGTCGGACGCCGAGATGGAGATCCGGGAAAAG GAGGAGAAAAGGAACAGGCTGAAGGCTGTGAGGCATACAGAagaag gGTTCGTTAGCCTGAAAAcaagctttttgtttgtttacaaccTGATCCAGTTTCTCGGATTTTCATGGATCTTTGTCAACATGACTGTACGCCTCTTCATCTTCGGCCAAG ATTCACTCTATGACACGTTTCACACTATATCGGATGTGATGTTCTTCTGCCAGATCTTGGCTTCCGTTGAGGTGCTGAATGCTGCTTTTGGTTTTGTCCGAACTGGCGTTATTCCCACTCTCATACAG GTAGTTGGAAGGAATTTTGTCCTCTTTATCATTTTTGGTAGCCTGGAAGAAATGCAACACCGGCcagttgtgttctttgttttctaTCTGTGGAGCGCCATTGAGATTTTCAG GTATCCATTTTACATGCTGCGCTGCTTTAACACCAAGTGGAAAACTCTCACTTGGTTGCGCTACACAGTCTGGATACCACTCTACCCATTAGGTGTTTTAGCTGAAG CTGTTGCAGTGATACAGTCCATTCCCATATTTGTCCAAACCAAACTCTTCAGCATTCCTCTGCCGAAAGCCATCGGCACTTCCATCAGCTTCTCTCACGTCTTGCATGCCTATCTGATCCTCATGTTTTTGG GGCTTTTTATCAACTTTCGGCATCTCTACAAGCAGAGGAAAAAGCAATTCCAGACCAAAAAGAGGAAGGCACATTAA
- the LOC124883503 gene encoding LOW QUALITY PROTEIN: sodium/potassium/calcium exchanger 1-like (The sequence of the model RefSeq protein was modified relative to this genomic sequence to represent the inferred CDS: substituted 1 base at 1 genomic stop codon), which produces MAIDAELDSLARAKVFLRGKDPNTNQTVGVFEKIEFSVAIIHSDLNYFLWYLPDPACCDSTIPTASLIKSQRANMIYPNDLFSVEDCRREWVVLHVFGIIYVLVSLLFVCDXFFVPSLGVVMEMLAISDDVVGATFTSAGRSIPWFFVKSVLILSGYYDLFVDIELVTGHAAFRMLFVTGTCALFSGKVLPLTCWPLFRDLSFYMLSFILLMLFFLDNVVKWWENVILVSFFILYIIFLKYNAQAEQMLKSQLQKTKRVMKVLFVKKSEKMSPLEVYAPAGGDDAQGPGDCDGDGINENNGGHNDKKLVESKLLEGAKPLSLHWPNTQGKSRLPDTAYIFLFPVILHLWLTVPDVRKQKARKYFVLTYLVSIVWIGVFFYFVMWWTHQVDETFGVMGPVTLLGALVSSPDLITSVIVAHKGLGNMAVSSNMGSNIFNIIVSLPIESLLYSFIHGFSPVAVRTKGLFCASVLLFLMLLSAVIFIILYKWRMKKLLGLTLVLLFILFVVMMLFGVCNCRM; this is translated from the exons ATGGCCATAGACGCTGAATTAGACAGTTTAGCAAGGGCTAAA GTTTTCCTACGGGGCAAGGACCCAAATACAAATCAGACAGTTGGAGTTTTTGAGAAGATTGAGTTCTCCGTTGCTATTATTCATTCAGACCTAA ATTATTTTCTCTGGTACCTTCCTGATCCAGCCTGCTGTGACTCCACCATCCCTACAGCTTCCCTTATTAAATCTCAACGTGCAAACATGATTTACCCTAATGATCTTTTTTCTGTTGAGGATTGCAGACGAGAATGGGTGGTCTTACATGTATTTGGAATAATCTACGTTTTGGTGTCACTGTTATTTGTTTGTGATTAGTTCTTTGTTCCTTCGCTGGGGGTCGTCATGGAAATGTTGGCCATCTCAGATGACGTTGTAGGAGCCACCTTCACGAGTGCAGGAAGATCCATCCCATGGTTTTTTGTAAAGTCAGTCCTAATCCTCTCTGGTTACTATGACTTATTTGTGGACATTGAATTAGTTACTGGCCACGCAGCTTTTAGAATGCTGTTTGTGACTGGAACATGTGCTTTGTTTTCTGGGAAGGTTCTTCCTCTAACCTGCTGGCCACTTTTCAGAGACCTATCATTCTACATGCTCAGTTTCATCCTACTGATGCTTTTCTTCTTGGATAATGTTGTCAAGTGGTGGGAAAATGTGATActtgtgtctttttttattctctacatcatttttctgaaatataatgCTCAAGCTGAACAAATGCTGAAGAGCCAACTCCAGaaaaccaaaagagtgatgaaaGTTTTATTTGTGAAGAAAAGTGAAAAGATGAGCCCTCTTGAG GTGTATGCTCCTGCAGGTGGGGATGATGCACAAGGCCCTGGAGACTGTGATGGAGATGGCATTAATGAAAACAATGGtggccacaatgacaagaagCTTGTTGAGAGCAAATTGCTAGAAGGCGCTAAGCCTCTGTCTTTGCACTGGCCTAACACACAGGGAAAAAGCCGCCT CCCCGACACCGCCTACATCTTCCTGTTTCCAGTCATCCTCCATCTGTGGCTCACAGTTCCCGATGTTCGCAAACAG aaagccAGAAAATACTTTGTGCTAACCTACCTAGTTTCCATTGTTTGGATTGGAGTTTTCTTCTACTTTGTGATGTGGTGGACTCACCAG gtggATGAAACATTTGGTGTCATGGGTCCAGTGACACTTCTGGGAGCATTGGTGTCCAGTCCTGATCTCATAACTAGTGTAATAGTGGCCCATAAAGGCCTGGGAAACATGGCTGTGTCTAGTAACATGGGCAGTAACATCTTCAACATAATTGTGAG CCTTCCAATAGAATCTCTCCTCTACTCATTCATCCATGGTTTCTCCCCTGTGGCCGTCAGGACCAAAGGCCTCTTCTGTGCCAGtgttctcctcttcctcatgcTCCTCTCTGCTGTCATCTTCATTATATTATACAAGTGGAGGATGAAGAAACTGCTTGGCCTCACCTTGGTCCTTCTCTTCATTCTTTTTGTggtcatgatgctgtttggtgTCTGTAATTGCCGTATGTAA